DNA from Kitasatospora herbaricolor:
CCGGCCGCGGTGACGACCGATCCGTGGTCGACGTAGAGCACCGACGCGTCGACCTTCACCGCCGGGTGGCGTTCCTGGAGCAGCCGGGCGTACCGCCAGTGCGTGGTCGCCTCCTTCCCGTCCAGCAGCCCCGCGGCGGCCAGGGCGAACGCGCCGCTGCAGATGGACACCACCCGCGCCCCTCGTCCGTGCGCGTCCCGCAGCGCGTCGAGGACCTTCGGCGAGATGTCGCGGCGCACGTCCGCGACCCCGGGAACGACAACGGTGTCGGCGTACCGGAGCCGGTCCAGACCGTGGTGCACCACGATGTCGAAGCCGCCCACGACGCGGTGCGGCCCGGGTGTCTCGGCGCACAGCTCGAACCCGTACCACCAGTCCACGTCCAGCTCCGGCCGGGGGACGGCGAAGACCTCCGCGACCGTGGAGAGCTCGAAGGGGGCCATCCCGTCGAAGGCCAGGCAGGCGATCCGGTGGCGACGCATGACGGGATCCTAGCGGTGCGCGTCGTTTCCGACACTCCCGGACGAGGGCCACGAGGCCCGAGCCTGAGGGCATGCACCCTGACCGCACCGCTCCCCGCGTCTTCGGCATGCTCGTCTTCGACGAGGTCGAGGTCCTCGACCTCGGTGGCCCCTTCGAGGTCTTCAGCACCGCCGGCCGGCTGGCCCGCACCACCGACGACCAGCCCCTGCTGCGCGTCCTCACGGTCGCGGCGACCCGCCGCCCGGTCCGCGCCCGCGGAGGACTCAGGATCGTGGCGGACCACACCCTGGACGAGGATCCGCCCTTCGACGTGCTGGTGATCCCCGGCGGCGTCACCACGGCGGTCGAGGCGGACGCGGACGTCGTCGCCTGGCTGGCCCGGCGCCGGCGGACCGCCGCCCTGACCTTCAGCATCTGCACCGGCGCCTTCCTGCTGGCCGCCACCGGAGCTCTGGACGGCCGCCCGGCCACGACGCACTGGGAGGACCAGGAGGAGCTGGCCCGGCGCCGTTCCGAGGTCCGGGTGCGCACCGACGTCCGCTGGGTCGACGACGGCGACATCGTCACCTCCGCCGGGATCAGCGCGGGCATCGACGCCGCGCTGCACATCGTCGGCCGGCTCTTCGGCGAAGAGCTCGCCCGCCGCACCGCCCGCCAGATGGAATACACCTGGGCTGGTGACCTCACCGCCGAGGCCGGCCCGACCGGTCGGCGGTGACCTGCGCGCAGGGGTCTTGCGGCGCTCCCCCGGGCGGCGGCGCGGGCCGGCGGGGTCGGCCCACCCGAGCGTGTTGGTGGCGAAGTCGACGGCCCGCACGACCGTCCAGCTCACCCCGGACGTCCTGATCTGCCGCTCGATCTCCTGATGGTAGGACGTCGCCTGCTCGCCTTCCGCGAGATCGGCCACGTCGGTCGCCAGGTACACCACGCGGGCCGCGAGCGCGGAGATCGTCTCCTTCCGAGCCCCGCTCCCCCGTCACCCCAACGTGGCGACGTGGGCGAGGACGGCGCCGGCGCCGTCCTCGGAGGCGATCAGGCGGGCGAGTTCGGCCGCGCGGCGGCGGGGGGCCGGGTCGGTCACGCAGGCCGTGATCGCGGCGGCGAGGTTCTCGGCGTCGAGGTCCTGGAACGGCACAGGCCGGGGGGCGACCTGGAGCCGGTGGAGCCGGTCCGCCCAGAAGGGCTGGTCGGCCATGACGGGGACCGGCACGGCGGGCACGCCGGCGCGCAGCGCGGCTCCGGTCGTTCCCGCGCCGGCGTGGTGGACGACGGCGGCCGTGCGTGGGAAGAGCCAGTCGTGCGGGACGTCGCCGATCGCCAGGAGGTCGTCACCGCCGCCGCTCAGCTCGGCCCATCCCGCCTGCACCACCGCGCGCACGCCCGCCCGCTTGACCGCGGCTCCCACCAGTTCGCTGAGGCGTTCCCCCTCGCCCGGTGCCATGCTGCCGAACCCGATGAACACCGGCGGCGGGCCGGCCCGGAGGAAGTCGGCCAGCTCGGCCGGGGGGCTCCAGCCGTCCGGCCGAGGAGGCCACCAGTAGCCCGTCACCTCGACCCGGGACGGCCAGTCCGCCGGTCGCGGCACCACCGTCGGGCTGAAGCCGGCGAAGACCGGGCGGGCGTCGTCCCCCTGCTGCGCCGGTCCGCCCGCGGGCAGCCCGAGGCGGTCGCGGAGCCGGGTCACGGCAGGCGCGAAGAGGGTGTCCCGGCGTCGCACCGTCTCGCGTCCGGCGGCCAGGTTGCCCTCCGGCCCCAGGCCTTCGGCGGCCGAGGCGCCGGGCAGCGGGAACTCCCTGGTGGCGACCCCCGGTACGAGGTGGGTTTCGATGACGGGGATGCCCAGCGCCTCGCCGGCCGACCGGCTGAGCGGTGCCGGGCCGAAGGCGGTGAGCACCAGGTCGGTGCCGTCCGCCACGGCTGTCGCCACGCCGTCGGCGAGCCCGTCCGCGTACGCCGCCGTCAGCGCCCGGGCCTCCTCCCGTGACGCCGCCCGGGCCCAGGACCGGATCAGCTCCTGCGGGTCGCCCGGCATGGGCCGGTGCGCGAGGCCGCACCCGCCGACGAGTGCGGCGAAGGACGGATGGGCGGCCACCGCGACCTCGTGCCCGGCGTCCAGCAGGCGCCGCCCCAGGCCGGTGAACGGCGCGACGTCTCCCCGTGAGCCGGCAGTGACGATCAGGATCCGCATGCGGTGATTCTGCCCCACTCGTCGTCGCCCCGAGCACCGCTCGCGGTCGCCGTCCGCTCGCCGTGCGCCCCACCGGGCCCGGCCGGGCCGACGGCGGCCGGGCGGCAGCCGTCGGACCGGCCCTGAGGGTGGGTCACTTCCGCCAGAACAGGTGGTGCGTCACGCCGCTCGGGCTGGGCACGACCTCCAGGTGGAAGCGGTCGAGCAGTTCGTCGGGGGACTGCCAGAGGTGCAGTCCGGACCCGAGCTTCACCGGCGAGACCGCCACGTGCATGGTGTCGACGAGGTCCGCGTCGAGGAACTCCCGCACCGTGGTCACGCCGCCGCCGAGCCGGACGTCCTTGCCCTCCGCGGCCTCGCGCGCCCGTTCGAGAACCGTGGCCGGGTCTCCGTCGACGAAGTGGAAGGTGGTGTCGGAGAGGGTGAAGGAGGGACGCCAGTGGTGGGTCATCAC
Protein-coding regions in this window:
- a CDS encoding DJ-1/PfpI family protein translates to MHPDRTAPRVFGMLVFDEVEVLDLGGPFEVFSTAGRLARTTDDQPLLRVLTVAATRRPVRARGGLRIVADHTLDEDPPFDVLVIPGGVTTAVEADADVVAWLARRRRTAALTFSICTGAFLLAATGALDGRPATTHWEDQEELARRRSEVRVRTDVRWVDDGDIVTSAGISAGIDAALHIVGRLFGEELARRTARQMEYTWAGDLTAEAGPTGRR
- a CDS encoding glycosyltransferase, giving the protein MRILIVTAGSRGDVAPFTGLGRRLLDAGHEVAVAAHPSFAALVGGCGLAHRPMPGDPQELIRSWARAASREEARALTAAYADGLADGVATAVADGTDLVLTAFGPAPLSRSAGEALGIPVIETHLVPGVATREFPLPGASAAEGLGPEGNLAAGRETVRRRDTLFAPAVTRLRDRLGLPAGGPAQQGDDARPVFAGFSPTVVPRPADWPSRVEVTGYWWPPRPDGWSPPAELADFLRAGPPPVFIGFGSMAPGEGERLSELVGAAVKRAGVRAVVQAGWAELSGGGDDLLAIGDVPHDWLFPRTAAVVHHAGAGTTGAALRAGVPAVPVPVMADQPFWADRLHRLQVAPRPVPFQDLDAENLAAAITACVTDPAPRRRAAELARLIASEDGAGAVLAHVATLG
- a CDS encoding dihydrofolate reductase family protein, which translates into the protein MAQLLRVQNFIVSSDGIAAGEDQSLERPFGYDHPEKLFAWAGATASWPNRTEPGGSRGLDDYFTRDFARNIGAEIMGRNKFGFQRGPWQDHEWRGWWGDEPPFRTPVFVMTHHWRPSFTLSDTTFHFVDGDPATVLERAREAAEGKDVRLGGGVTTVREFLDADLVDTMHVAVSPVKLGSGLHLWQSPDELLDRFHLEVVPSPSGVTHHLFWRK